From the uncultured Fretibacterium sp. genome, one window contains:
- a CDS encoding DNA-3-methyladenine glycosylase, which yields MSDLPPDLSPLPRSFCLRGAVETARALLGKVLIHRASEGTAGGIIVETEAYAGPTDAACHAFGIPAARPGHRTEVMFRAGGYAYVYLIYGMYHCFNVVAGPEGFPEAVLIRALEPRFGLGLMRKRRGTDDARKLCGGPGRLCRALCISREQNGTDLTGGTLFLSEGESIPDARVAATPRINVDYSGEAAGYPYRFAVKDSPFLSTRRFLGKRASVDA from the coding sequence ATGTCTGACCTTCCGCCCGACCTCTCGCCCCTCCCCCGGTCCTTCTGCCTCCGGGGGGCGGTCGAGACGGCCCGCGCCCTCTTGGGGAAGGTCCTGATCCATCGTGCGTCGGAGGGGACCGCTGGGGGCATTATCGTCGAGACGGAGGCCTACGCCGGCCCCACAGATGCCGCCTGCCACGCCTTCGGCATCCCGGCCGCCCGGCCGGGGCACCGCACGGAGGTCATGTTCCGCGCTGGCGGTTATGCCTACGTCTACCTGATCTACGGGATGTACCACTGCTTCAACGTCGTCGCGGGCCCTGAGGGCTTTCCCGAGGCCGTTTTGATTCGTGCGCTGGAGCCTCGCTTCGGGCTTGGCCTCATGAGGAAGCGCCGGGGGACGGACGACGCCCGGAAGCTGTGCGGCGGCCCCGGACGGCTCTGCCGGGCCCTGTGCATCTCGCGGGAGCAGAACGGGACGGACCTGACGGGCGGCACGCTGTTCCTCTCCGAGGGGGAGTCGATCCCCGACGCCCGCGTCGCCGCGACACCGCGCATCAACGTGGACTATTCGGGGGAGGCGGCCGGTTACCCCTACCGCTTCGCCGTGAAGGACAGCCCCTTTCTGTCGACCCGGCGGTTTTTGGGGAAGAGAGCTTCCGTGGACGCTTGA